ATGCCAGCCATCTTCAGGTGATGGATGCGGACGAGCTCGCGCGCTCAAGCATCGCGATGCGCCTCGTTGAGAATGACATCTATGCCATCCATCAGCTCGTCATGAATATGCTTCGGCGCGTCCTTCAGCTGGTAGGCCTCCACGATCGATTGGCCCTTCAAGCGCGCATAGGCTTCGGCCGTCAGGATCACCAGCTTGTGGTTGCCGTGCTTGGTGAGTGCGATCGGCTCGACAAGCGCGGCCTCGAGGATTTGCCCGGGCGCGCGAGCCATGTCGGAAAAGGTGAACTGTTTCATGCTGGTTCCGCAGACTGACGGTCTTAGAATACCCAATTCATGCAAAATCTGCAGGTGGATTCCTGGGCCATCGCCCGTTCCGGTCGACCGCGCTCTATGCGAAGGGCACGGAGCCAGCCTTTGGCCGTCTCCGCCGATGCCGGTGACGATCGCTTGTCCTTCTCGGCTGCTGCGCATCCGGCACTGAGGCCCGCGCGCGGGCCGCATCGTTCGTCTCGCCCCTGACATCGCCGGGCGTTCGGATCAAGGGGCAGGCGCGGCAGAGCCGCTTGTCGCGTCGGCAAAAAAACGGCTTTCACCGCTGCGCGCCGAACCTTCCGTTTTTTCCCCGCCACGACCCCTTGACCCGCCCGCGCGCCGCCGTGGGGCGGGCTGCGCCCTCCCCCCTCTGTCCGGGGGAATGTCAGAGGCCATTCCCCCGGAAAGACCGGGGAGGCTTCGCCCAAGGGGGCTTCCCCTGCGGGAAAACGCAAAACGGATACAATTCTCTTCCAAAAGACCCCTTGGAGGCAGGCTAATGAAGATCGAAAGCGCCGAAAGGCCCCAAACGGAATTTGACATGGCGGTCGCCGCAGAGATCGCTCGCTTGAAGGCCGAAGGCTATAGCAAGGCCTATATCTGCGAGCGCAGCTTTGACATCGAGGATACCATCCAGCGCCGTGTCGCTCGCAACGCGCAGTAAGGAGATTTTTCATGACGCAGGTCGAAAACAACGATCCCGACGAGTACATCGACGATCGCGACCCGAAACGCGCCGTTTGGGAGACGGCAGTCCATCTGCCGAAGAGAGCCACACCGGAATTCATTTCCGCAGCGCTGTTGCATTTGATCGAGAACAAGATCGAGTTCGGAATTTTCTACGAGGGCGACAAGGTCGTTATCGCCTACGAATTTGGCGATGATCCCTATGTCCCCTCCCGCTGGTCCGACGGTAGCTGGCGCATCGGCCATGAGCCATTCTGCGGCGATGACGGAGATTATTTTTGATGTCAGACGGCGAGGCGGCTCAGGCCGCCTCCTTGGCTTTACCGATCAGGACGATGGAAAGCCTATAGTGGCGCATCCGGCGAAGCGCCCGGTCGCGTGCCTGTCTCTCACCGCATCGAGCGGTTCGGGACAGGACGAGGGGTGCCCCAAAGCCCCACCCCTCGAACACCCTTCCCGCCCATCGGCATCGACGTCACGAGGTCAGATTCTCCGGCTGGCCGGTCTTGTCGTGGTCGTCGCCGTCGATCCCGCGCTTTCGTTCCGCCAGCGCTCCCGCCCCCAAGACATAAAAAAACCGGCTGGCGCCGGCTTTTTCCCCCAACCGCCCGGAACCCATGTCTCTCAGGATGCTGGGTTAGTTGTTGGCTTTCGACATAGTGCCGAGGGACGCCGTCGTCAACATGGCCGGTAGGCCGGTCAGTTTTCGCCGATGGTTTCGATGATCTCGTAATCCTTGATAATCGCTTCTACTCCCCGATTGAGCAGCCCGAGCACGGCGGACCTGGTCATCGGTACGGTCACGATCTTCTCGATGTAGGTTTCCTCCCACTTCATCTCAGGATCAGCCCGCATCGCATCCCGCACCTCAAGGACTTTTTGACGAGCTTCCGCCACATCGTCGAAGAAGATTGCGGGCATGGCGCGATCCTTCCAACGCTCCGGCCCGAGCTCGACCTTCATCGCATAGGTGTAGAATGTCAGCGTCTCGTCGTTCTGCATCGTCATCTCACAAGTCACATGGTCTGGACGTAGAGGATGCAGCAATTTGGCCACGCCAACAATCTCATCGTTTCGGGCGAAGTGCTTCGGCCCGGGAGCAGGTCGATCGAGTGCGATCGATGCCCTGTCAGGCGCTGTGCTGGTTGATGCGCGGATCCACCGCTATCGGTGCTTCACGTCAATCTCCTCGATGACCTGATAGCTGCCGATGATTGCGCCGACGCCATCATTGAGCAGTGCCATGATCGCGGATCGCGTCATGGGGACGGTTTCTATTCTCTCCAGGCAGAGAGGCGGATAGCTGTTGGCATGATCGGCCTCCAGTTGAGCGTGGAGCCCGAGCATGTCCCGTCTTGCCGCGTCCTTATCCTCGTAGAAGTAGTCCGGCAAAGTACGGTCCGTCCAGCGATCTTCGCCGATCTCCGACTTGCCGGTGTAGGCGTAGAAGATGAGGGTCGGAGCCGTCTCCATGCATTTCTCCTTCAGGTGATGAGCTACCGGTGAGGGAACGTAGCTGCCTGATTGACGTGCGCAACTGACAGAAGTGCGAGTTGGGGCCACCGCCCGTTTCGGGCGGCCGCGCTCTATGCGAAGGGCACGGAGCCAGCCTTTAGCCGTCTCCGCCGATGCCGGTGACGATCGCTTGTCCTTCTCGGCTGCTGCGCATCCGGCACTGAGGCCCGCGCGCGGGCCGCATCGTTCGTCTCGCCCCTGACATCGCCGGGCGTTCGGATCAAGGGGCAGGCGCGGCAGAGCCGCTTGTCGCGTCGGCAAAAAAACGGCTTTCACCGCTGCGCGCCGAACCTTCCGTTTTTTCCCCGCCACGACCCCTTGACCCGCCCGCGCGCCGCCGTGGGGCGGGCTGCGCCCTCCCCCCTCTGTCCGGGGGAATGTCAGAGGCCATTCCCCCGGAAAGACCGGGGAGGCTTCGCCCAAGGGGGCTTCCCCTGCGGGAAAACGCAAACTCAGGAGACAGACCATGACCGAACTGACCAACTTCATCCGCTTCAACGAAGACGGCACCCTCACCGGCAATATCGCCTCCATCGCCTACGACATCGACATCACCGGCGAACCCTTCACCAGCACCAACAAGGACGCGCCCGTCTACCGCATCCATGCCAAGTCCCCGCGCGGGCGGCGGCTCGAACTCGGCGGCATCTGGAAGAAGAAGAACCAGAACGGCGGCGACTATCTCAGCCTCTCCGTCAGCACTGGCCACGGCAGGCTCAATGCCAATCTCGGCCGTTTTCCCGGTCAGGACGACGAAGACCTGATGGCCGTCATTCCGTGGGATTGATCGAACAGCGCGCACCAGCTCGCTCGAGGGGAATGTTCCCTTCGGGCGGTCCCGAACCCTTGGAGTGAGATTTCAGGAAGGACGATAATCATGGATAGCCCGAGCACCGACACCCTCGGCATGGCGCTGGTGGAGAAGGGGTTTGCGCCCAACCTTGCCGTTCTCGACATCAACAATTCGCTGTCCGTTCCGCACGGCTTCGAGATGCCCGCGCCGTGGAACCTTCCCTCGCGTTTGTTCCAGTTTCCCATCGAGGTTTGCCGCCCCGACGACGAGCAGCCGCGCAAGCTCGGCCTTCGCCATCCGCTTTTGGTCGATCATCCCTATGTGCGCCATGTCGAAGCAGCGCTCGGTTTCGAGATCGCCCGCGACGGCGCGCCGAATCGCTACGGCTATACCAGCGCCCCGACCGCCCGCTGGTGGCACGCCGTCGATCTTGTCAGCGCCGGGAAATGGCGCGAGCTGCTGGCAACGCAGGAATTCACCGAACCCGCCTGCATCATGAACGCCGTCACCTATGGCTGCCGCTATTCGCGCCACGACGACAAACGCGCCGCCGGCTACATCACCACCGCCGAGGCCCGCGAGATGATGCGCGAGATCGGCGCGACCGAACCCGGCGGACGCAGCGCGGTCATTCGTGCCTTCTCGGCCCCAAGCGTTTGCCGACCTGACAAAGGAGCCGAGCACTGGCCGATCAACACCGGCCGCCAATGCGCCGAGGATGCGGCTTGGGGAATGATCTTCGGTATCGAGGACGGCTGGTTTCGCTATGACCGTTCCGGCTTCCTGCAATGGTCCGAACTGGGCCGGGAACGCTACGTGGCAGGCGAAAGCGCCACCTACACGCAGGCGAGCGGCCAGACCGCATTCGCGTTCTAGAGGTTTCGCAGGTTGGCAGGCCCATGGCCGGACCTGTCAGCGCATGTTTTCGCAACGGGCTTGATCGCAAGCCTATCATCAGCCGAGAGTAGGAAAACCGATGAGCAAGCACAAAGTCACTATTGTCCAGATTTTCCGGGCCGAGCGCCGGATCACTGTCGAGATTGACGCAGCAGATCGCGAGAGCGCCATCGAGGATTTGCAAAGCGGCGAAATCGATGCTCCCGACTTTGACGATCCGAGATGGGTGACGGGCTGGGACATCCTGAATGAGGTTTACGAATGAGCCGCTACACGATCACCCTTAGCAAGGGCGAGAGAACGGACGAGGAGGCTGTCATCGGCTTCGACGCACCTTTGCTCACCTACTTTTTGCAGGGCTTCGAGACCGACGATGATTTCGGAACGCCGGAAATCTGGCTCGGCGTTCTCTTGGAGGAATATCCGACCTTGGAGGGCATCATCGAAGAAGCCCGCGCCAACGGCTATGAAGTCAGCAATCTCGATCATGCGGATATGGTCGCCATGTTGCGGGAAGCAGGCCACGAGCATGAGCCGTCCATCGCGGAAAAGCTTGGCTTCATCAAGTAGTGGCCCTGCCCCTCCGGCTGCGGAGGGGCACCCGCGTTGTTATCGTTCGGCGCCCGCGTCGAGCGGGCGCGAAGCGATCCGAAGGGAAGCCCTGAAGCCCCTCCCCTCGTCTCCCTTCCCGCCCGAGGCAGATCGATGAAGGCAGGCCTTCCGTCCGCAACGGTGTTCCGGCTTGCAAAATAGTCGAATAATGCGTATTATTCGACTTAATCGAAGGAACCCGCAGATGCAGAAATTCACAACCGTCGACCTGCTGCGCGACACCAAGACAGTGACCATGGCGGCCGACCGCCATCCGGTCGCGATCACCCAGCACCGCAAGCCGCGCTATGTCCTCATGACCTACGACGAGTTCGAGGCCATGAAGAGCCGGGGCGATCCTCGGCGGGTTTACACGGTCGGAGAAGCGCCGCAGGAGTTGATCGACATGATCATCCCCGAACTGGATCGCCTGATCGCAGAAGGGGAAGACGCCAATGGCTGATATTCCGGCCAGCGGCTCCGTCTTCCGCTATCCCTATCTTTGGGCATGGCAGCGCGACAGCGGGGAAACGGAAGGGCGGAAGTCCCGCCCCGTCTGCATGGTGCTCGCCATCTCCAAAGGCGCGCAAACCCATTTGGTCATTCTGGCGATTTCCGGCACGCCGCCGCGCGCCGATCAGACGGCGCTGGAAATCCCGCAACTCGAATGCCGGCGCGCTGGAATCCGTGACTGGAAGGACGCTTGGATCACCGTGTCGGAATTCAACCACGATATTGCGGAAGCGTCCTACTACTACGATCCGAACGCCGAGCTGCTCGGCAGCTTCAGCAAGGGCTTCCTCGCCAAGGTCGCCGCAGCCTTCAGGCCGTTCCTCGCCGTGCCGGCCGCTCGGGTGAGCAGGACGGAATAGGCCGGGCCTCTTCCTCCCTGCCCTGCCCTGCCCTTCTCGTAACGACCGCTTCCGGTGGTGAAGACCGTTATCCAGCCGCAGCGCCGTGAGGACGGCGCGGCCGCGGCCGCAGCGAACCGGCCCCGCCGGTGAGCGGAGCAGGCGGAGGAAACCCGCGCTCCCCAATTGCGCTGTAGGGTTTTCCGGAGCCTCGTGGTTAACGGTCGGTTTCTCCCCGTCGATGATCTTCTTCGATTGTGCCATGGGCCATCGCCCGTTCCGGTCGACCGCGCTCTATGCGAGGGCACGGAGCCAGCCTGCGGCCGTCTCCGCCGATGCCGGTGACGATCGCTTGTCCTTCTCGGCTGCTGCGCATCCGGCACTGAGGCCCGCGCGCGGGCCGCATCGTTCGTCTCGCCCCTGACATCGCCGGGCGTTCGGATCAAGGGGCAGGCGCGGCAGAGCCGCTTGTCGCGTCGGCAAAAAAACGGCTTTCACCGCTGCGCGCCGAACCTTCCGTTTTTTCCCCGCCACGACCCCTTGACCCGCCCGCGCGCCGCCGTGGGGCGGGCTGCGCCCTCCCCCCTCTGTCCGGGGGAATGTCAGAGGCCATTCCCCCGGAAAGACCGGGGAGGCTTCGCCCAAGGGGGCTTCCCCTGCGGGACTTCGGAAAAAAGGAGACAGAATATGAGCGCAGTCAAAGCCTTCCTGATCGAGCCGATGGCAGGCACCATCCGGCCCGTAACGATCAACCTCGAAGGCAGCTATGCCGAGATCAAGGGTCTCGTGAAATGCGACATGATCGACATCGTCCGGGTGAGCGGCTTCGATATTATCGTTGACGACAACGGGCTGAACGAAACCGTGCCATGCCTCACGGAAGTCGCAGGCGCGCCGACGCCTATCGCGGGAAACCTGCTGGTCACGAAATCGGACAGGCTGGGCGAGCTGACGGATGTGACCGAGGCGATTGACGCGGTTGCGGCCCTCTTCACCATCGTTCGCCCGGCACTCCATCCGGTCATTGTGGTGTCTGAGCGCCCCGGCATCATCGCCGCCCACATTACGCGTGTCGAAATCATTCTCGACCGGAGCACGCCGCAAATCGTGGAAGCTGCCGAGGCGTGAAGCGTTCGGAACGGGGCGGCCGTGCGCCGCCCCGTTTCGCGCCTCCCTCCCCTCAGATCGAGAACGTAGCGCCGACAGGAGACGGCCATGGATGACCGGGAAGAACTGGACCGCCTGCTGGGCGAAACCGAGCGTCCGACGCTTAGCCCTGACGGGCAATGGCGTGCAGACTATCGCAGGGCGCAGCGTCAGCGCCGGCTTGCCGGCGCGCAGCCCGATCTTTTCGGCGGGCCGACCGTGGAACATTTTCACCGGAATCCGACACCACCGGACCCGGAAGACTGGCCTTTGGACTACGAGATTACACGGTTTCAAGATTTGACGCTGGAAGAACAGGCGAGCCAGCTTGCCGCCGATCCGCATACGCCGTGGGCACGCTCGACGCGCAAGAAGCTGACGCCGGAGGAACGGGCCGCCATGATCGCCAGCGCCGCAAACTGGCTTCGCCTTGGCCAGCGCGTTCGCATCACGGGCACGTCGCCCTCCATCGATGGCACCAACGAGCGGCGCGTCGGCCGCGTCGGCGTCGTCTGGCGCGTGTGCGGCGAGCCATTTGCCGATCACGTCCATATCAATCTCGACCTGATAGGGCAGGAGCGCACCGAAAAGGTCGTCTTTGTCGAACTGCGCGACGTGGAGCCGATAGAGGGCGAGGACTGAGGGGCGGTCTGCTCCAAGGCGGCCGCCGCAGCGCGAGGGCCTGGTCCTCACCGCGTCGAGCGGATCGGACCAGGACGAGGGGCGCCCCGAAGCCCCGCCCCTCGAACTCCCCTGCCCGCCCGTCAAAACGGCGCGCCGCAAGCGGGCGCAGTCGGTCCCGCCTCCCCTGCGGGCCGCTATACTGAGGCTCCTGCGGCTGCGCTCATCCCGCTCGCAACGCATCGAGAATGCCCGAAATCCCGGCCATAGGCCGGCGCTATGCTGATTTCTCCGATGCTCTTCTTCTTCCGAGGATCGTACCGCGCTCGCTCCGCTGCGCGCCGGCACGATCGGTCGCTACGCGAGACCGCCGACAAAGCCGCTCATCTCCTTCAGCCGAACCATGGAAAGCCGCATGCGGCCATTGCAGCCCCGACGCTTACAGCTCGCCTTCGCCTCGATCTCATCGAGATAGAGCTGCGAGCGATCGACTTCCTCGCATAACTGGGCGCGGCTGGTGTAGGTGAGCCGTCCGCATTTCCGGCAGACCAATTCAAGCTTCTGGTCATCGCCCAGATCGCGCACTTTGATCGTCGCCTTCCAGCCCATCACCAGAAGTCCTCGGCCGAAGGGATGCGGGTATAGGAGATCTTGCCGCCGGCATGGCCGCCTGCAGGCGGCTTCCATTCGCCCATGCTGACGATGGTCGCGGAGTAGCGCGTGTTCAGCGCGTCGACCGCGCTGTTGGCCTTCTCCCATTTCCGCCGCAGCGCGTCGTCATTGTCGAGCAGGTCGATCTGTCGCTCGTTGGACGGCGAAAGATCGTAGAGCGTGACGCCGATCCGGAAAATGGTTACGCCGCGCGGATAGTCCTTGCGCACGCGCTGCCATAGCGCATGCAGCCCCGCGAGGATGGCCTGATCGTCATGGACGACCGCCAGGCGGTGCTTGCCGAACCACGTTCCATCCCGGATCGAGAGCCACAGCCACACGCCGCCGGCGTAATAGCTTTCGCGGCGCAGACGCCGCGCCGCTTTGGTCAGCAGCAACCGCGAAATCTCATACGCGCCGGCGATCGTCCGGCTGTCCGGAGGAAGCACCTTGCCATGGCCGAACATGCCGCGCTTCTGTTCCGGAGCCTGTATGTCGTAGCCATGCAGGGCATACCACAGGCGCTCCCCGTTCACATTGTTCCAGATCCTTCGCATGTGCTTCGGCTGAAGCGCGTAGAGCTGGGGGGTGGAATAGACCCCGTTGCGATAGAGCCGCTTCGCCATGCTCGATCCGACGCCGGGGATCTCCTCCAGCTCGACCCGCAGCAGCGGTTCCGGCATGTCGGCCGGTCTCCAGATCGCAAGCGCATCA
The genomic region above belongs to Shinella zoogloeoides and contains:
- a CDS encoding antitoxin Phd_YefM type II toxin-antitoxin system codes for the protein MKQFTFSDMARAPGQILEAALVEPIALTKHGNHKLVILTAEAYARLKGQSIVEAYQLKDAPKHIHDELMDGIDVILNEAHRDA
- a CDS encoding DUF736 domain-containing protein, which encodes MTELTNFIRFNEDGTLTGNIASIAYDIDITGEPFTSTNKDAPVYRIHAKSPRGRRLELGGIWKKKNQNGGDYLSLSVSTGHGRLNANLGRFPGQDDEDLMAVIPWD
- a CDS encoding type II toxin-antitoxin system Phd/YefM family antitoxin; translation: MQKFTTVDLLRDTKTVTMAADRHPVAITQHRKPRYVLMTYDEFEAMKSRGDPRRVYTVGEAPQELIDMIIPELDRLIAEGEDANG
- a CDS encoding DUF3846 domain-containing protein, whose translation is MSAVKAFLIEPMAGTIRPVTINLEGSYAEIKGLVKCDMIDIVRVSGFDIIVDDNGLNETVPCLTEVAGAPTPIAGNLLVTKSDRLGELTDVTEAIDAVAALFTIVRPALHPVIVVSERPGIIAAHITRVEIILDRSTPQIVEAAEA
- a CDS encoding Y-family DNA polymerase, yielding MRKPDEIERLYLDFDGFFASVEQQADRRLRGRPVGVVPFSGTDRTAVIACSKEAKAQGVKNVMPIAEARRVCPDLILVPQNPDLYRRAHNALLCEIETVIAIDTAKSIDELTCVLDDSGRRDPELLAARIKAAIADNIGRCITSSIGFAANRQLAKIACKAGKDESKRRGSYGDALAIWRPADMPEPLLRVELEEIPGVGSSMAKRLYRNGVYSTPQLYALQPKHMRRIWNNVNGERLWYALHGYDIQAPEQKRGMFGHGKVLPPDSRTIAGAYEISRLLLTKAARRLRRESYYAGGVWLWLSIRDGTWFGKHRLAVVHDDQAILAGLHALWQRVRKDYPRGVTIFRIGVTLYDLSPSNERQIDLLDNDDALRRKWEKANSAVDALNTRYSATIVSMGEWKPPAGGHAGGKISYTRIPSAEDFW